From the Micromonospora sediminicola genome, one window contains:
- a CDS encoding metallophosphoesterase translates to MPVHLATGNHDDRESLLDTFGGTPHLAGGFSAHYHVDHPDATLVVLDSLTAGSSDGRLGDEQLDWLDGVLAGRPEAPAVVCLHHPPIAVGIPAADAIRLADGDALAAVVARHPHVVRVAAGHLHRPVTSAFAGTVLTTAPSTWVQASLTMTDEEEIGLVAEPTAFLLHRVADGGCVTHTVQVSHAAGRTCWF, encoded by the coding sequence TTGCCCGTCCACCTGGCCACCGGCAACCACGACGACCGCGAGTCGCTGCTCGACACGTTCGGCGGCACCCCCCACCTGGCCGGCGGGTTCTCCGCGCACTACCACGTCGACCATCCGGACGCCACGCTCGTGGTGCTCGACTCGCTCACCGCGGGCAGCTCCGACGGGCGGCTCGGCGACGAGCAGCTCGACTGGCTCGACGGCGTGCTCGCCGGCCGTCCGGAGGCGCCCGCCGTCGTGTGCCTGCACCATCCGCCGATCGCGGTGGGCATCCCGGCCGCCGACGCGATCCGGCTCGCCGACGGGGACGCGCTCGCCGCCGTGGTCGCGCGGCACCCCCACGTCGTACGCGTCGCCGCGGGTCACCTGCACCGCCCGGTGACCAGCGCGTTCGCCGGCACGGTGCTGACCACCGCGCCGAGCACCTGGGTGCAGGCGAGCCTGACCATGACCGACGAGGAGGAGATCGGCCTGGTCGCCGAGCCGACCGCGTTCCTGCTGCACCGGGTGGCCGACGGTGGCTGCGTCACGCACACCGTCCAGGTGAGCCACGCCGCGGGGCGGACCTGCTGGTTCTGA
- a CDS encoding histone deacetylase — protein sequence MPLLWYVAYGSNLHASRLDWYLRGGRPPGGLRTYPGCRDCRPPERTVAALIPGGVYFAGESRAWTGGMAFYDPGLPGRAAARGYLVTVEQFADIAAQEMYRPPGADLAGIRAAITTGRATLGSGRYETLLRVGTRDGLPMLTFTAPHRAVDVPWTRPAPVYLGMLARGLREAHGWDVARTVDYLAGRPGVAGRWSRSALRVVAGGGPPSDGESSSDSSVRVPVRPV from the coding sequence GTGCCGCTCCTCTGGTATGTCGCGTACGGCTCCAACCTGCACGCGTCGCGGCTCGACTGGTACCTGCGCGGCGGGCGTCCGCCGGGCGGGCTGCGCACGTACCCGGGCTGCCGGGACTGCCGACCACCGGAGCGGACGGTCGCGGCGCTGATCCCCGGCGGCGTCTACTTCGCCGGTGAGTCCCGGGCCTGGACCGGCGGGATGGCGTTCTACGACCCGGGGTTGCCCGGCCGGGCGGCGGCGCGCGGCTACCTGGTGACGGTCGAACAGTTCGCCGACATCGCGGCGCAGGAGATGTACCGGCCGCCGGGCGCCGACTTGGCCGGCATCCGCGCGGCGATCACCACCGGCCGGGCCACGCTCGGGTCGGGCCGTTACGAGACGCTGCTGCGGGTCGGCACCCGCGACGGCCTGCCGATGCTCACGTTCACCGCCCCGCACCGGGCGGTGGACGTGCCGTGGACCCGGCCGGCGCCGGTCTACCTCGGCATGCTGGCGCGCGGGCTGCGGGAGGCGCACGGCTGGGACGTCGCGCGGACCGTCGACTACCTGGCGGGCCGGCCCGGGGTCGCCGGTCGGTGGAGCCGGTCGGCGCTGCGCGTGGTGGCCGGCGGGGGACCTCCCTCCGACGGTGAGTCGAGTTCGGACAGTTCGGTTCGGGTGCCGGTCCGTCCGGTGTGA
- a CDS encoding bifunctional metallophosphatase/5'-nucleotidase, translating into MSVPGMRRRAAVGLAALAVTAFSAVAVTPDQAEAHSKPVDVQLLAINDFHGNLEPPSGSSGVIDGQPAGGAEYLASHLKAMRAAAQQQGKGTVTVAAGDLIGASPLLSAAFHDEPTIEEMNLAGLEFASVGNHEFDEGAAELLRMQRGGCHPVDGCADGTPFEGATFKYLSANAFKTKTGLPLMQPFGIKIVKGVPIGFIGMTLEGTPNIVSQQGVAGLRFTDEADTANKYAKILRLLGVKSIVVLLHEGGVQNGGGINDCTGFSGPIVDIANRMDPSIDVIVSGHTHAAYNCNINGKLVTSASSFGRLVTDINLKIDPRTRDVISASANNVVVTRTVEKDPASTELINRYKTALGPVADRVVGETTTAITKTQENLYQTGVDANGKPTYQTGESPLGNLIADAQLAATDTEQNAVAAFMNPGGVRADLDAGPVTYAEAFTVQPFANNLVTLDLTGAQLYCMLEQQFTVARVLYASSTVNYVVDVNGTTAPAGTPCAGTRVVRGSLTINGTPVTDTATYRVTVNNFLAGGGDGFSVLTGGTNAVTGQIDLDAFTAYLTEKSPVSAPALDRIRTTAEVPAA; encoded by the coding sequence ATGTCCGTCCCCGGGATGCGCCGCCGGGCCGCCGTCGGCCTGGCCGCACTCGCCGTGACCGCGTTCAGCGCGGTCGCCGTCACCCCCGACCAGGCCGAGGCCCACTCGAAGCCGGTCGACGTCCAGCTGCTCGCGATCAACGACTTCCACGGCAATCTGGAGCCGCCGAGCGGGTCCAGCGGCGTCATCGACGGTCAGCCCGCCGGTGGTGCGGAATACCTGGCCAGCCACCTGAAGGCCATGCGCGCGGCAGCCCAGCAGCAGGGCAAGGGCACGGTCACGGTCGCCGCCGGCGACCTGATCGGCGCCTCGCCGCTGCTCTCCGCCGCGTTCCACGACGAGCCCACCATCGAAGAGATGAACCTCGCCGGGCTCGAGTTCGCCAGCGTCGGCAACCACGAGTTCGACGAGGGCGCGGCCGAGCTGCTGCGGATGCAGCGCGGTGGCTGCCACCCGGTGGACGGCTGCGCCGACGGCACCCCGTTCGAGGGCGCCACGTTCAAGTACCTCTCGGCGAACGCCTTCAAGACCAAGACCGGCCTGCCGCTGATGCAGCCGTTCGGCATCAAGATCGTCAAGGGTGTGCCGATCGGTTTCATCGGGATGACCCTGGAGGGCACCCCGAACATCGTCAGCCAGCAGGGCGTCGCCGGCCTGCGCTTCACCGACGAGGCCGACACCGCCAACAAGTACGCCAAGATCCTGCGGCTGCTCGGCGTCAAGAGCATCGTCGTGCTGCTGCACGAGGGCGGTGTGCAGAACGGTGGCGGCATCAACGACTGCACCGGGTTCAGCGGCCCGATCGTCGACATCGCCAACCGGATGGACCCGTCCATCGACGTGATCGTCAGCGGGCACACCCACGCCGCGTACAACTGCAACATCAACGGCAAGCTGGTCACCAGCGCCAGCTCGTTCGGCCGCCTGGTCACCGACATCAACCTGAAGATCGACCCGCGTACCCGGGACGTCATCAGCGCGTCGGCCAACAACGTCGTGGTCACCCGGACCGTCGAGAAGGACCCGGCCTCGACCGAGCTGATCAACCGGTACAAGACCGCCCTCGGCCCGGTGGCCGACCGGGTGGTCGGCGAGACCACCACCGCGATCACCAAGACCCAGGAGAACCTGTACCAGACCGGGGTCGACGCGAACGGCAAGCCGACGTACCAGACCGGTGAGTCGCCGCTGGGCAACCTGATCGCGGACGCCCAGCTCGCCGCGACCGACACCGAGCAGAACGCGGTCGCCGCGTTCATGAACCCCGGTGGTGTCCGCGCCGACCTCGACGCCGGCCCGGTCACCTACGCCGAGGCGTTCACCGTCCAGCCGTTCGCCAACAACCTGGTGACGCTGGACCTGACCGGCGCCCAGCTCTACTGCATGCTGGAGCAGCAGTTCACCGTGGCCCGGGTGCTCTACGCGTCCTCGACCGTGAACTACGTCGTCGACGTCAACGGCACCACCGCGCCGGCCGGCACCCCGTGCGCCGGCACCCGGGTGGTCCGGGGCAGCCTCACCATCAACGGCACCCCGGTGACCGACACCGCGACCTACCGGGTCACGGTGAACAACTTCCTCGCCGGTGGCGGCGACGGCTTCAGCGTCCTGACCGGAGGCACCAACGCGGTGACCGGTCAGATCGACCTGGACGCCTTCACCGCGTACCTGACCGAGAAGTCGCCGGTGTCCGCGCCGGCGCTGGACCGGATCCGGACCACCGCGGAGGTTCCCGCCGCCTGA
- a CDS encoding MFS transporter, giving the protein MLRRALPARPEARRILVGTLLSAVGRGLTLPFLFIYLTDVRGLTDARAGLVIGWFGAVTLALSPLGGTLIDRFGARRVVLPCLVVEAVGTGSLALVDSTASAFGVMTLVAVGSSAIWAGQNTILASLTGDGERQRVFGLNFALLNLGIGVGGLISGAVVDVARPATFQAIYVLDAVSYLTPALILLTLPHVGRRPATTAVPEGGVTPVSGGYLTVLRDRPFRRLVVFGLVLTTCGYAQIEVGFAAYSVRVVEVTPRVVAWALAANTVMIVLSQLLVLRRLEGHSRTAALATVGAVFAGAWLVLGAAGVVGGGNALLAALGVVACSAIFGFGETMLSPVMPALTNALATDELRGRYNAMSSMIFGISGVVGPVTAGPLIGAADGRVWVAVVVGGCLVASLLALSLRPLLTPAQDGRPARDPEPVPAA; this is encoded by the coding sequence ATGCTGCGCCGCGCCCTGCCCGCCCGTCCCGAAGCCCGCCGGATCCTGGTCGGCACGCTGCTCTCCGCGGTCGGGCGCGGCCTCACCCTGCCGTTCCTGTTCATCTACCTGACCGACGTACGCGGGCTGACCGACGCCCGGGCGGGTCTGGTGATCGGCTGGTTCGGCGCGGTGACGTTGGCGCTCTCTCCGCTGGGCGGGACGCTGATCGACCGGTTCGGCGCCCGGCGGGTGGTGCTGCCGTGCCTGGTGGTCGAGGCGGTCGGCACCGGGTCGCTGGCGCTGGTCGACTCGACCGCCTCCGCGTTCGGGGTGATGACCCTGGTCGCGGTCGGCAGTTCGGCGATCTGGGCCGGGCAGAACACCATCCTGGCGTCGCTCACCGGTGACGGTGAGCGACAGCGTGTCTTCGGGTTGAACTTCGCCCTGCTCAACCTCGGCATCGGCGTCGGCGGCCTGATCTCCGGCGCGGTGGTCGACGTGGCCCGGCCGGCCACGTTCCAAGCGATCTACGTGCTGGACGCGGTGAGCTATCTGACCCCCGCCCTGATCCTGCTCACCCTGCCCCACGTCGGCCGTCGCCCGGCCACGACCGCGGTCCCGGAGGGCGGCGTCACCCCGGTCAGCGGTGGCTACCTGACGGTGTTGCGGGACCGGCCGTTCCGCCGGCTGGTCGTCTTCGGCCTGGTGCTCACCACCTGCGGGTACGCGCAGATCGAGGTGGGCTTCGCCGCGTACTCGGTGCGGGTGGTGGAGGTGACACCCCGCGTGGTGGCCTGGGCGCTGGCCGCAAACACCGTGATGATCGTGCTCTCCCAGCTGCTGGTGCTCCGCCGGCTGGAGGGGCACAGCCGCACCGCCGCGCTGGCGACGGTCGGCGCGGTCTTCGCGGGCGCCTGGCTGGTGCTCGGTGCGGCCGGTGTGGTCGGCGGTGGCAACGCGTTGCTCGCGGCGCTCGGCGTGGTGGCCTGCTCGGCGATCTTCGGGTTCGGCGAGACGATGCTGTCGCCGGTGATGCCGGCCCTGACCAACGCGCTGGCCACCGACGAGCTGCGCGGTCGCTACAACGCGATGAGCTCGATGATCTTCGGGATCAGCGGGGTCGTCGGCCCGGTCACCGCCGGACCGTTGATCGGCGCGGCCGACGGGCGGGTCTGGGTGGCCGTCGTGGTAGGCGGCTGCCTGGTCGCCTCACTGCTCGCGCTGTCGCTGCGCCCCCTGCTCACCCCCGCGCAGGACGGCCGCCCGGCGCGGGACCCCGAGCCAGTGCCGGCGGCCTGA
- a CDS encoding calcium:proton antiporter: protein MIRSRLTDWTTVVPLVAVLLLVLTWGRELPGVLIGVVAALLAAAVLAAVHHAEVVAHKVGEPYGSLVLAVAVTVIEVGLIVTLMISGGDKTQALARDTVFAAVMITCNGILGLALLLGALRRQVAVFNPEGTGGALATVATLATLSLVVPTFTTSRPGPEFSPAQLAFAAVASLALYLLFVMVQTGRHRDYFLPVTQEGSIMAEDRDGDGHAEPPSTRTALASLALLVVALVAVVGDAKTISPAIESAVQAANLPQAFVGVVIALLVLAPETLAAARAARRDRVQISLNLALGSAMASIGLTIPAIAIASIWLDGPLLLGLGGTQMTLLALTAVTGVLTVVPGRATVLQGGVHLVLLAAFVFLAASP from the coding sequence ATGATCCGATCCCGCCTGACCGATTGGACCACGGTCGTACCCCTGGTCGCCGTGCTCCTGCTCGTGCTCACGTGGGGCCGGGAGCTGCCCGGTGTGCTCATCGGCGTGGTGGCCGCACTGCTCGCGGCCGCCGTGCTGGCGGCCGTGCACCACGCGGAGGTGGTGGCCCACAAGGTTGGTGAGCCGTACGGCTCACTCGTGCTGGCGGTCGCGGTCACCGTGATCGAGGTCGGTCTGATCGTCACCCTGATGATCAGCGGTGGGGACAAGACGCAGGCGCTGGCCCGGGACACCGTCTTCGCCGCCGTGATGATCACCTGCAACGGCATCCTCGGTCTGGCCCTGCTGCTCGGCGCGCTGCGCCGTCAGGTGGCGGTGTTCAACCCGGAGGGCACCGGCGGGGCCCTGGCGACGGTGGCCACCCTCGCCACGCTCAGCCTGGTGGTGCCGACGTTCACCACCAGCCGTCCCGGTCCGGAGTTCTCCCCCGCCCAGCTCGCCTTCGCGGCGGTCGCCTCGCTGGCTCTCTACCTGCTCTTCGTGATGGTGCAGACCGGCCGGCACCGCGACTACTTCCTCCCGGTCACCCAGGAGGGCAGCATCATGGCCGAGGACCGCGACGGCGACGGGCACGCCGAACCGCCGTCCACGCGTACCGCCCTGGCCAGCCTGGCGCTGCTGGTCGTGGCGCTGGTCGCGGTGGTCGGCGACGCGAAGACCATCTCCCCGGCGATCGAGTCCGCCGTCCAGGCGGCCAACCTGCCGCAGGCGTTCGTCGGCGTGGTCATCGCCCTGCTGGTGTTGGCGCCGGAGACGCTGGCCGCCGCCCGGGCGGCCCGACGGGACCGGGTGCAGATCAGCCTCAACCTCGCCCTCGGTTCGGCCATGGCCAGCATCGGCCTGACCATCCCGGCCATCGCGATCGCCTCGATCTGGCTGGACGGCCCGCTGCTGCTGGGCCTGGGCGGCACCCAGATGACGTTGCTCGCGCTGACCGCGGTGACCGGCGTGCTGACCGTGGTGCCCGGGCGCGCCACCGTGCTCCAGGGCGGGGTGCACCTGGTGCTGCTCGCCGCGTTCGTCTTCCTGGCCGCCAGCCCGTGA
- a CDS encoding SigE family RNA polymerase sigma factor gives MAGAEPAFEEFVRARWAALVRYGYVLTANPHDAADLTQEALARLGAAWDRVQRRDNPEAYVRTTMARLHISRWRRTRRERLVPDVPDRPVVDPAIERVDASDELWPAVAALPPRQRAVLVLRYYEHRSDDEIAELLGISRGTVRSQAARALDKLRANAAPHHQPTAGRRG, from the coding sequence ATGGCTGGTGCCGAACCGGCGTTCGAGGAGTTCGTCCGGGCACGGTGGGCGGCGCTCGTCCGCTACGGGTACGTGCTCACCGCGAACCCGCACGACGCGGCCGACCTGACACAGGAGGCGCTCGCCCGGCTCGGTGCGGCGTGGGACCGGGTGCAGCGCCGGGACAACCCCGAGGCGTACGTCCGGACCACGATGGCGCGGCTGCACATCAGCCGGTGGCGGCGTACCCGTCGGGAGCGGCTGGTGCCGGACGTGCCCGACCGGCCGGTGGTCGATCCGGCGATCGAACGGGTCGACGCGTCGGACGAGCTGTGGCCGGCCGTGGCGGCGTTGCCGCCGCGGCAGCGCGCGGTCCTGGTGCTGCGCTACTACGAGCACCGGTCGGACGACGAGATCGCGGAGCTGCTCGGGATCTCCCGGGGCACCGTGCGCAGCCAGGCCGCCCGTGCCCTCGACAAGCTGCGCGCGAACGCGGCCCCGCACCACCAGCCGACAGCCGGGAGGCGAGGATGA
- a CDS encoding HAD family hydrolase encodes MARPVIFDLFHTLVHGADAERDRVVGEMALVVGVPPDALVAAYHATWRDRLVRWDVEETIRILAGRLGGTPSDEQVSRAAEHRRALARRVLGRVSPAVLDVLDALRASRRPLALISNATAETAEAWPGTPLAHRFDIAVFSSDVGLAKPDPAIYRHAAERLGVAPGDCVYVGDGADGELAGAAAVGMTVLRTTEHQDTDPGWDGPSFASLTALPALLSGSLPGRARPAPPPSYAG; translated from the coding sequence ATGGCCCGGCCGGTGATCTTCGATCTGTTCCACACCCTGGTCCACGGGGCCGACGCCGAGCGCGACCGGGTGGTCGGCGAGATGGCGCTCGTCGTCGGGGTGCCGCCGGACGCGCTGGTCGCCGCGTACCACGCGACGTGGCGGGACCGGCTGGTCCGCTGGGACGTCGAGGAGACGATCCGGATCCTCGCCGGCCGGCTCGGCGGCACGCCGAGCGACGAGCAGGTGAGCCGGGCCGCCGAGCACCGTCGGGCGCTCGCGCGCCGGGTGCTGGGCCGCGTCTCGCCCGCCGTCCTGGACGTGCTCGACGCGCTGCGCGCGAGCCGGCGTCCGCTCGCCCTGATCAGCAACGCGACCGCCGAGACCGCCGAGGCGTGGCCCGGGACCCCCCTGGCCCACCGCTTCGACATCGCGGTCTTCTCCAGCGACGTCGGGCTGGCCAAGCCCGACCCGGCGATCTACCGCCACGCGGCCGAGCGGCTGGGCGTCGCCCCGGGCGACTGCGTCTACGTCGGCGACGGCGCGGACGGCGAGCTGGCCGGGGCCGCCGCGGTCGGGATGACCGTGCTGCGGACCACTGAGCACCAGGACACCGACCCGGGTTGGGACGGGCCCTCGTTCGCGAGCCTGACCGCACTGCCCGCCCTGCTCAGCGGATCGCTCCCAGGTCGAGCACGACCAGCTCCGCCTCCGTCGTACGCAGGGTGA
- a CDS encoding nucleotidyltransferase domain-containing protein, whose translation MTHSPHGLTIPSGLSPQRRRLLTELAARNDADHGEDLLGLVLSGSVGRGVATERSDLDVYVVLTDGGMGGRRTTRSPDVDEIPVPLSQLEEVPPFGSGGWWFRWSFAWVPILLDRTEGRLPVALHRAATVTPDEAEAILVEHDRLDGWLNYAYRALKSDRDGRGLERRLDAAESVPWLLDVIFTLAGRVRPYHKYLPWELGEHPLPGWEAGELLSLLEATLDGDPAAIRTTFARVESLCATFDDERSVPVLTPVFEGWGDELQIFRK comes from the coding sequence GTGACGCACTCTCCCCACGGCCTGACCATCCCGTCAGGTCTCTCCCCTCAGCGTCGCCGCCTGCTGACCGAGCTCGCGGCCCGGAACGACGCGGATCACGGCGAGGACCTGCTGGGCCTGGTCCTCTCCGGTTCGGTGGGCCGGGGTGTCGCCACCGAGCGCTCGGACCTGGACGTCTACGTCGTTCTCACCGACGGGGGCATGGGCGGCCGCAGGACGACCCGATCCCCTGACGTCGACGAGATTCCGGTCCCGCTGTCCCAGCTGGAAGAGGTGCCGCCGTTCGGGAGCGGGGGCTGGTGGTTCCGCTGGTCGTTCGCCTGGGTCCCGATCCTCCTCGACCGCACCGAGGGTCGGTTGCCGGTAGCGCTTCATCGAGCGGCCACGGTCACGCCCGACGAGGCGGAGGCGATCCTGGTCGAGCACGACCGCCTGGACGGGTGGCTGAACTATGCCTACCGCGCCCTCAAGAGCGACCGGGACGGGCGCGGACTGGAACGCCGGCTCGATGCCGCCGAGTCGGTGCCCTGGTTGCTGGACGTCATCTTCACGTTGGCCGGTCGGGTGCGCCCCTACCACAAGTACCTGCCCTGGGAGCTGGGTGAACACCCGCTGCCCGGGTGGGAGGCGGGTGAACTCCTGTCCCTGCTGGAGGCGACCCTGGACGGCGATCCCGCCGCCATCCGGACCACCTTCGCGCGGGTCGAGAGCCTCTGCGCGACGTTCGACGACGAGCGTTCCGTGCCGGTGCTGACCCCCGTCTTCGAAGGCTGGGGAGACGAGCTGCAGATCTTCCGGAAGTGA
- a CDS encoding WapI family immunity protein yields MITGVTEPPELVIGLPNDDHLTVRVMGRMHPGSTDYWDGNWLISPISAHVGGFSAQLAAGLRVDELQTFRHGLELINQQLRGEAVLTSLEQWISLTVTCRPNGSLSVTGELADNPGIGNRLTFAITGLDQTNIPAMLTALSALESAYPLLGQP; encoded by the coding sequence ATGATCACCGGCGTGACCGAACCCCCCGAACTGGTCATCGGACTCCCCAACGACGACCATCTAACGGTCCGCGTCATGGGAAGAATGCACCCCGGCAGCACCGACTACTGGGACGGCAACTGGCTGATCAGCCCGATCTCGGCCCACGTGGGCGGCTTCTCAGCACAGCTCGCCGCCGGGCTACGTGTCGATGAACTACAGACCTTCCGACACGGGCTAGAGCTGATCAACCAACAACTACGCGGCGAAGCAGTGCTCACCTCACTTGAACAATGGATCTCACTGACCGTGACCTGCCGCCCGAACGGCTCGCTGTCCGTCACCGGAGAGCTTGCCGACAATCCCGGCATCGGGAACCGCCTGACGTTCGCCATCACCGGCCTCGACCAGACCAACATCCCAGCGATGCTCACAGCCCTGTCGGCACTCGAAAGTGCCTACCCACTCCTCGGGCAGCCCTGA
- a CDS encoding IS481 family transposase has translation MSVMEQRYRAVQDVLAGSTVTDVAERFGVSRQAVHRWLAWYQDEGLEGLADRSSRPRSSPGQTSPEVEALICELRRDHPRWGARRLLYELGRRDCPGPIPSRITVHRVLIRHGLVDPTPRRRRREDYRRWERGRPMELWQMDIVGGIQLADGGEAKVVTGVDDHSRFCVIAAVVRRATGRAICLAFAEALHRFGIPEEVLTDNGKQFTARFGRGGGEVMFDRICRENGITHRLTKPRSPTTTGKVERFHQTLQRELLDDVEVWATPEEAQAAIDVFRHEYNTERPHQSLGMAFPADRFTAQPAEEQLPLRLPPALATTIPAPRRPLPATPAPTPPAPAGHAVAPPVPVAASGDVGLAVEVTRLVPASGNLTVCGQQFWLSPTRAGLPVTLWADTTVVHLLVDGVRLKTVPSRLTPAHLRQILADDGQPAGPPPITTGTIQAGAPIEVERLVNATGLIGLAGRQHPVGYHFAGRRVTVRLDRGLMQITADGVLLRSLPNPLTPAEVARIRDARPAGPPPTPAPEPLRVERRVSCRGSLVIAGQRIHVGIAHAGTTLTVEAADTTFRVHDGDQLLSEVPRTTTKPIARFKVRKPEPPRQKTSTREGMA, from the coding sequence ATGAGCGTGATGGAACAGCGGTATCGAGCCGTCCAGGACGTGCTTGCCGGATCCACGGTCACGGACGTCGCCGAACGATTCGGGGTCTCCCGCCAGGCGGTGCACCGCTGGCTGGCCTGGTATCAGGACGAGGGCTTGGAAGGGCTGGCGGACCGGTCCAGCCGGCCGCGTTCCTCGCCTGGCCAGACTTCTCCTGAGGTGGAGGCGCTGATCTGTGAGCTGCGCCGGGATCACCCGCGATGGGGTGCCCGTCGCCTGCTCTATGAGCTTGGCCGTCGTGACTGCCCGGGTCCGATCCCGTCTCGGATCACCGTGCATCGGGTGCTGATCCGGCACGGCCTGGTCGATCCGACACCTCGCCGGCGTCGGCGTGAGGACTACCGGCGATGGGAACGTGGCCGGCCGATGGAACTGTGGCAGATGGACATCGTCGGCGGTATTCAGCTGGCCGATGGCGGTGAGGCGAAGGTCGTCACCGGCGTGGACGACCACTCCCGGTTCTGCGTCATCGCCGCCGTGGTCCGCCGGGCCACCGGTCGGGCGATCTGTCTCGCCTTCGCCGAAGCCCTGCACAGGTTCGGGATTCCCGAAGAGGTCCTCACGGACAATGGCAAGCAGTTCACTGCCCGGTTCGGCCGCGGCGGCGGTGAGGTGATGTTCGACCGGATCTGCCGAGAGAACGGCATCACTCACCGGCTGACCAAGCCCCGCTCACCGACCACCACCGGCAAGGTCGAACGGTTCCACCAGACCCTGCAACGCGAACTACTCGACGACGTCGAGGTCTGGGCCACCCCGGAAGAGGCCCAAGCAGCGATCGACGTGTTCCGGCACGAATACAACACCGAACGGCCGCACCAGTCCCTCGGGATGGCGTTCCCGGCCGACCGTTTCACCGCCCAGCCGGCTGAGGAACAGCTGCCGCTGCGGCTGCCGCCAGCGCTGGCCACCACCATCCCTGCACCCCGCCGGCCACTGCCAGCAACACCGGCACCGACGCCTCCAGCACCCGCCGGGCATGCCGTCGCCCCGCCAGTGCCGGTGGCCGCCAGCGGGGACGTTGGCCTGGCCGTAGAGGTCACCCGCCTCGTTCCCGCCTCGGGCAACCTCACCGTCTGCGGACAGCAGTTCTGGCTCAGCCCCACCCGCGCCGGACTTCCGGTGACCCTCTGGGCCGACACCACCGTCGTTCACCTGCTCGTCGACGGCGTCCGACTCAAGACCGTCCCGTCCCGACTTACCCCTGCGCACCTGCGCCAGATCCTCGCCGACGACGGCCAACCGGCCGGGCCACCACCGATCACCACCGGCACCATCCAGGCCGGCGCCCCGATCGAGGTCGAACGGCTCGTCAACGCCACCGGCCTGATCGGCCTCGCCGGCCGGCAACACCCCGTCGGCTACCACTTCGCCGGCAGGCGCGTCACCGTCCGCCTCGACCGCGGCCTCATGCAGATCACCGCCGACGGCGTCCTGCTGCGCAGCCTGCCCAACCCGCTGACACCGGCCGAAGTCGCCCGCATCCGCGACGCCCGCCCCGCCGGACCACCACCAACACCGGCACCCGAACCCCTGCGGGTCGAACGCCGCGTCAGCTGCCGAGGATCCCTGGTCATCGCTGGTCAACGCATCCACGTCGGCATCGCCCACGCCGGAACCACCCTCACCGTCGAAGCCGCCGACACCACCTTCCGCGTCCACGACGGCGACCAGCTCCTCAGCGAAGTGCCCCGCACCACCACCAAGCCCATCGCCCGGTTCAAGGTCCGCAAACCCGAACCACCCAGACAGAAGACGTCCACCCGGGAAGGGATGGCATGA
- a CDS encoding protein phosphatase 2C domain-containing protein produces MASEGLIVVLDGATARTGTGCVHGIAWYAAKLGSALAGLAADRDSALANALMYGIRLTADQHRDTCDLSHPGTPSAGTAMVRLKDNALEYLVLGDVTVLIDTADGVQVITDDRVDKTARAEREEADRHPFGSAEKQAALLRMKHAELAARNQPGGYWVAAADPFAAQHAITGEVPLDSVRRVAVLTDGAARLVALFGLLDWPDVLDVLQRHGPTELIRRVRAIEAADPSCMKWARNKRSDDATAVYAA; encoded by the coding sequence ATGGCTAGCGAGGGCCTAATCGTCGTTCTCGACGGTGCCACCGCCCGCACAGGTACCGGCTGTGTCCACGGCATCGCCTGGTACGCCGCGAAGCTTGGCTCAGCCCTTGCCGGCCTCGCCGCCGATCGAGACTCCGCGCTGGCCAACGCACTGATGTACGGCATCCGGTTGACCGCCGATCAACACCGCGATACCTGCGACCTCAGCCATCCAGGCACACCCTCCGCAGGGACAGCCATGGTGAGGCTCAAGGACAACGCCTTGGAGTACCTGGTACTCGGTGATGTCACGGTCCTCATCGACACCGCCGACGGCGTCCAAGTCATCACCGACGACCGGGTGGACAAGACTGCCCGCGCCGAACGCGAGGAAGCCGACCGGCACCCGTTCGGATCCGCCGAGAAGCAAGCCGCGCTGCTGCGGATGAAGCATGCCGAACTAGCCGCCCGTAACCAGCCTGGCGGCTACTGGGTAGCAGCCGCCGACCCGTTCGCCGCTCAGCACGCCATCACCGGAGAAGTCCCACTCGACAGCGTCCGACGAGTCGCCGTGCTCACCGACGGAGCTGCTCGCCTGGTAGCCCTGTTCGGACTGCTCGACTGGCCCGACGTGCTCGACGTCCTACAGCGCCACGGACCGACCGAGCTGATTCGCCGGGTACGCGCCATTGAGGCCGCCGACCCGTCCTGCATGAAATGGGCACGCAACAAGCGCAGCGACGACGCCACCGCTGTCTACGCGGCCTGA